In Rhodococcus sp. OK302, one genomic interval encodes:
- a CDS encoding methyltransferase: MTEQYVVWTENDTEHRALWGSTSGAPAPKRVMVANDTMKADDAYRLACEGTALLWRGDFHNARQLSQAIASRIDRKPRRGSDDPAQAFHLHRQAQGRRAQILGMLLIPLDADLTIPLRRAPDAKEAFTEAFGVTDQPSVRALRDLLGAVGAHEWNRKGVLIPALDARIHPAFGVFSPARGEYIDLVAAAPLPSTELAFDIGTGTGVLAAVLARRGVKAVVATDQDPRALQCARTNLDALGYSDQVTVVEADLFPEGVAPLVVCNPPWIPAKATSPIEYAIYDPAGAMLNGFLTGVAAHLEDDGEAWLILSDIAEHLGLRTRSELHAMIAAGGLTVIDRVDVKPTHAKVSDRTDALHAARARETTSLWRLRKR, translated from the coding sequence ATGACCGAACAGTATGTTGTGTGGACCGAGAACGACACCGAGCACCGTGCGCTCTGGGGTTCCACCAGTGGGGCGCCGGCACCCAAGCGCGTGATGGTCGCCAACGACACTATGAAGGCCGACGACGCCTATCGATTGGCCTGTGAGGGAACAGCTCTCCTGTGGCGCGGCGATTTCCACAACGCGCGCCAACTGTCTCAGGCGATTGCGTCGCGGATCGATCGCAAACCACGTCGCGGATCGGACGATCCGGCGCAAGCTTTTCACCTTCACCGTCAGGCTCAGGGGCGTCGCGCCCAGATTCTCGGCATGCTCCTGATTCCTCTCGACGCGGACCTCACGATTCCGCTTCGTCGTGCGCCCGATGCAAAAGAGGCATTCACGGAGGCATTCGGGGTCACCGATCAGCCGTCGGTGCGGGCACTTCGCGATTTGCTGGGTGCCGTCGGTGCTCACGAGTGGAATCGCAAGGGTGTGCTGATTCCCGCATTGGATGCGCGGATTCATCCCGCATTCGGAGTGTTCTCGCCGGCGCGTGGTGAGTACATCGATCTGGTGGCCGCGGCGCCGCTGCCATCGACTGAGCTGGCCTTCGATATCGGAACCGGCACCGGGGTGCTGGCGGCTGTACTTGCCCGCCGCGGTGTCAAAGCAGTAGTTGCGACGGATCAGGATCCTCGCGCTTTGCAGTGCGCACGCACCAACCTCGACGCGCTGGGGTACAGCGATCAGGTGACGGTAGTGGAAGCTGATCTGTTTCCGGAAGGTGTTGCGCCTCTAGTCGTTTGCAACCCTCCGTGGATTCCGGCCAAGGCAACGTCGCCCATCGAATACGCGATTTACGATCCGGCCGGAGCAATGCTGAACGGCTTCCTGACCGGCGTAGCAGCGCACCTCGAGGACGACGGAGAGGCGTGGCTGATTCTTTCCGATATAGCCGAGCACCTTGGCCTGCGCACCCGATCGGAACTGCACGCGATGATCGCGGCGGGCGGCTTGACGGTGATCGACCGTGTCGACGTCAAACCGACCCACGCGAAAGTGAGCGATCGAACTGACGCACTCCATGCGGCTCGCGCGCGTGAAACGACGTCGCTGTGGCGACTGCGTAAACGCTGA
- a CDS encoding Glu/Leu/Phe/Val family dehydrogenase codes for MTLTAEPVNSVATHNSDDSAGVFDRADYLRNYPHEQVSFFQDPESGLKAIVAIHSTTLGPALGGTRFYPYADESAAVTDVLRLSRGMTYKAAIAGVDLGGGKAVIIGDPATVKSERLLGAYAKFVQTLGGRYITAGDVGTNSDDLDVIGRGTDFVVGRNAKVGGSGDSAPMTALGVFQSMVAAAQAHWGSRSLAGKTVGVEGTGKVGYELIKLLLADGASVLATDVNAAALDRVKTDFPSVKIVDSVIDADLDVYAPCAMGATLTDASARSITADVICGAANNQLTVPEIESILSERGITWVPDYVANGGGLIQVAGELKDLTAQQVKDQVEKIFDTVTEIFAKAKADGILAGDAADAVAEARIAKAVQSHKQN; via the coding sequence ATGACTCTCACCGCCGAGCCTGTGAACTCTGTTGCTACCCACAATTCTGACGACAGTGCCGGCGTGTTCGACCGCGCAGATTACTTGCGCAACTATCCGCATGAGCAGGTGAGCTTCTTCCAGGATCCGGAGAGCGGACTCAAGGCGATTGTTGCGATTCATTCCACGACGCTGGGTCCGGCGCTCGGCGGAACTCGTTTCTACCCGTACGCAGACGAGTCTGCCGCTGTCACAGATGTTTTGAGGCTCTCGCGGGGCATGACCTACAAGGCCGCAATTGCGGGCGTCGATCTTGGTGGTGGAAAGGCCGTCATCATCGGCGACCCGGCAACGGTGAAGTCCGAAAGATTGCTCGGTGCCTACGCAAAGTTCGTTCAGACTCTGGGCGGTCGCTACATCACGGCCGGCGACGTGGGAACCAACTCGGACGACCTCGACGTGATCGGTCGCGGAACCGACTTTGTGGTGGGCCGCAATGCGAAGGTCGGCGGCTCGGGCGACAGCGCCCCGATGACCGCGCTGGGCGTCTTCCAGTCCATGGTGGCGGCAGCGCAGGCGCACTGGGGTTCGCGGAGTCTCGCAGGCAAGACCGTGGGCGTCGAGGGCACCGGCAAGGTCGGCTACGAGCTCATCAAACTTCTCCTGGCCGACGGCGCGAGCGTACTGGCAACAGATGTGAACGCGGCAGCACTGGACCGCGTGAAGACTGACTTCCCGTCGGTGAAGATCGTGGACAGCGTCATCGACGCTGATCTCGATGTGTACGCACCGTGTGCGATGGGGGCGACGCTCACCGACGCCTCGGCCCGTTCAATCACTGCCGACGTGATCTGCGGCGCAGCCAACAACCAGCTCACAGTGCCTGAGATCGAGTCCATTCTGAGCGAGCGTGGCATCACGTGGGTTCCCGATTATGTGGCAAATGGCGGCGGCCTCATTCAGGTAGCGGGCGAGCTGAAAGACCTTACAGCGCAGCAGGTCAAGGATCAGGTCGAGAAGATCTTCGACACGGTGACGGAGATCTTCGCCAAGGCGAAGGCCGACGGAATCCTTGCCGGCGACGCAGCAGATGCCGTCGCTGAGGCACGTATCGCGAAGGCTGTTCAGTCGCACAAGCAGAACTGA
- the tnpB gene encoding IS607 family element RNA-guided endonuclease TnpB, producing the protein MQNMSVGVTSSLELGDPPSRSVTRAFVYVLDPTPAQVNVLRSHCGAQRFAYNWALSHVAANLDQRTAEKSYDIPVTALTPAMSWSASGLRKHWNTVKDVVAVNPESGQVWWPENSKEAYSSGIANCIAALWNWWDARTGKRKGSMGFPRFKSKRAVLSCRFTTGSFGLVTGGDDRRHVQLPRIGVVRTAESTRKLARKTVSGSARIRSATISFRRGRWQVSFSVETIIPSRALPPLRSGGGGRDAGTVVGVDVGVKHLAVLSTGEMIERPKHARKQAKSLRRLQRQASRRTGPDRRTDQQPSKRWLRTQVKVRRVHARITNGRRDYLHKLTTRLVEEFDTVVVEDLNVAGMTRSGGAYKKGLNRALHDAALGEIRRQVTYKTDWTGTGLVVADRWFPSSKTCSNCSVVKAKLAVPDPECMNSISGDPSRHKM; encoded by the coding sequence ATGCAGAATATGTCCGTAGGTGTGACGTCCTCTCTGGAGCTGGGAGATCCGCCGTCAAGGTCGGTTACACGAGCGTTCGTCTATGTGCTTGATCCAACCCCAGCTCAGGTCAATGTATTGCGGTCGCATTGCGGGGCACAACGTTTCGCCTACAACTGGGCGCTGTCACACGTTGCAGCGAACCTGGACCAACGCACTGCAGAAAAGTCCTATGACATCCCAGTTACAGCGCTGACGCCGGCGATGTCGTGGTCTGCTTCCGGTCTGCGTAAACACTGGAACACTGTCAAAGATGTGGTGGCGGTCAACCCGGAGTCGGGGCAGGTGTGGTGGCCGGAGAATTCGAAAGAGGCGTACAGTTCCGGGATCGCTAACTGTATTGCGGCATTGTGGAACTGGTGGGACGCGCGTACGGGGAAACGAAAAGGTTCGATGGGGTTTCCCCGTTTCAAGAGTAAACGGGCGGTCCTTTCGTGCCGGTTCACGACAGGAAGTTTCGGGCTGGTGACCGGTGGTGATGATCGCCGTCACGTCCAACTTCCCAGAATCGGGGTCGTCAGGACAGCGGAGTCCACCCGGAAACTGGCGCGCAAAACCGTTTCCGGGTCCGCGCGGATCCGGTCTGCAACGATCTCGTTTCGTCGGGGACGGTGGCAGGTGTCGTTTTCAGTCGAAACCATCATCCCGTCGCGTGCACTTCCGCCCTTACGTTCCGGCGGCGGCGGCAGAGACGCGGGCACCGTAGTCGGGGTAGACGTGGGAGTGAAACACCTCGCGGTTCTCTCCACCGGTGAGATGATCGAGAGGCCGAAACATGCACGCAAGCAGGCGAAGTCGTTGCGTCGGTTGCAACGTCAAGCCTCGCGGCGCACGGGCCCGGACCGGCGTACCGACCAACAACCGTCGAAGCGGTGGCTACGCACCCAGGTCAAGGTTCGGCGGGTGCACGCCCGGATCACGAATGGTCGCCGCGATTATCTTCACAAGCTGACCACCCGACTGGTCGAGGAATTCGACACCGTCGTTGTCGAAGATTTGAATGTCGCCGGGATGACCCGATCCGGTGGCGCCTACAAGAAGGGCCTGAATCGCGCGTTGCATGATGCGGCGCTCGGCGAGATCCGGCGCCAAGTCACCTACAAAACCGATTGGACCGGTACCGGCCTTGTGGTGGCGGATCGGTGGTTTCCGTCGAGTAAGACCTGCTCGAACTGTTCGGTAGTGAAAGCCAAACTGGCTGTTCCGGATCCGGAGTGCATGAACTCGATTTCCGGTGATCCGAGCAGACACAAGATGTAG
- a CDS encoding zinc ribbon domain-containing protein, translated as MHSRNGRAAKLPLKVRVFTCDACGFRSDRDHNAALNLAALAASVGVGASSASCGRDGKEARRKPSVRPASRQAEGIAAGTPHGGDRGRGNPVTHGECTKHSL; from the coding sequence ATGCACTCTAGAAACGGAAGAGCCGCCAAACTGCCGTTGAAGGTTCGGGTGTTCACCTGCGATGCGTGCGGTTTCCGCAGCGATCGTGATCACAATGCTGCTCTGAACCTCGCTGCCCTTGCAGCGAGTGTTGGGGTTGGCGCGTCTTCGGCGAGTTGCGGACGAGACGGTAAAGAAGCCCGACGGAAACCAAGCGTAAGACCTGCCTCTCGGCAGGCTGAGGGTATTGCCGCGGGAACGCCACATGGTGGTGATCGTGGCCGGGGCAATCCGGTCACTCATGGAGAGTGCACAAAACACTCACTATGA
- a CDS encoding Lrp/AsnC family transcriptional regulator: MLSIDKLDVQLLGLLSKDSRMSVAELANSLGVARNTVQARMKRMESSGILTGFRPNLDLPEVGIPIQAFVGLELEQGKISAIAKSLAELPEVIEIHATTGREDLLVRVATSTHAALQKLAEQIVSLPGVTHSTTTIALTNPLPYRIQPLLEHLTNDAGWGRSTAYPRQQD; this comes from the coding sequence ATGCTCAGCATCGACAAGCTCGACGTCCAGTTGCTCGGATTGCTCAGCAAGGACTCGAGGATGAGTGTGGCCGAGTTGGCCAACTCTTTGGGCGTAGCCCGGAACACCGTGCAAGCCCGAATGAAGCGCATGGAATCCAGCGGGATTCTCACCGGATTCCGCCCGAATCTCGATCTCCCCGAAGTGGGCATTCCCATCCAGGCGTTTGTGGGCCTCGAACTGGAACAGGGCAAGATCAGCGCGATCGCGAAGAGCCTTGCCGAGCTACCCGAGGTGATCGAAATTCACGCCACAACCGGACGCGAAGATCTCCTGGTGCGCGTCGCCACCTCCACCCACGCTGCCCTGCAGAAGTTGGCGGAGCAGATCGTCAGCCTGCCCGGCGTCACGCATTCCACCACCACGATTGCGCTCACCAACCCACTTCCCTACCGGATTCAGCCGTTGCTCGAGCACCTCACCAATGACGCCGGCTGGGGTCGCTCCACGGCCTACCCGCGGCAGCAGGACTGA
- a CDS encoding 6,7-dimethyl-8-ribityllumazine synthase: MSEIQGQRIAFIQATWHRNIVDRARDGFTDEIVGLGYPRDSVDFFEVPGAFEIPLHARRLAQTGRYQAIVAAGLVVDGGIYRHDFVATAVIDGLMRVQLDTDVPVFSVVLTPHNFHEHAEHVDYFSTHFVKKGAEAARAADATVKSLKALPTS, translated from the coding sequence ATGAGTGAAATTCAGGGACAGCGCATCGCGTTCATTCAGGCGACGTGGCATCGCAACATCGTCGACCGTGCACGCGATGGATTCACCGACGAGATCGTAGGTTTGGGTTACCCCCGCGATTCTGTCGATTTCTTCGAGGTTCCCGGAGCATTCGAGATCCCGCTGCATGCTCGCCGTTTGGCGCAGACAGGCCGCTACCAGGCCATTGTTGCTGCAGGTCTCGTCGTTGACGGTGGAATCTACCGCCACGATTTTGTTGCGACGGCCGTCATCGACGGTTTGATGCGCGTGCAGTTGGACACCGACGTTCCGGTCTTCTCTGTCGTCCTGACGCCGCATAACTTCCATGAGCATGCTGAGCATGTCGACTACTTCAGCACCCATTTCGTGAAGAAGGGCGCCGAAGCTGCTCGCGCTGCAGACGCCACGGTCAAGTCTTTGAAGGCCCTGCCCACCAGCTAA
- a CDS encoding ISL3 family transposase translates to MNQTTNLVADTICRTVELGVTITGAAIAERFTHIECRPVEHDPTCPSCGKPGRLRDHVTRTLADLPVVGHPTRLHIRLPRFTCGNDACEVAVFRQRIDTVAASKACTTRRTAGWILGRLACDKMPVSAVATALGLSWDVVNSLALSTVRHLVYDQPGHLDRVRVLGVDEHKWKHVRGQGDPSFVTVIVDLTPVIDGTGPARLLDMVPGRSAAALKDWLRERDQVFRDRVKIVSMDGFAGYHSAAKDVLSQARTVMDPFHVVHLAAEKLTVCRQRVQQVTLGHRGRSGDPLYGIKRVLLTRETLRTDKQNARLEAVFADEEHIDVEVTERVYQELVAAYADSDKRAGKLAMYKVLNRIKSGVPKELAELAQLGRSLWKRRKEILAYFDTGASNGPVEAINGRLEYLRGIALGFRNLDHYILRSLIHSGQLRESINAL, encoded by the coding sequence ATGAACCAGACTACTAACCTCGTCGCCGACACCATCTGCCGAACCGTCGAACTCGGCGTCACCATCACCGGCGCCGCCATCGCCGAACGCTTCACCCACATCGAATGCAGACCCGTCGAACACGACCCGACGTGCCCGTCCTGCGGCAAACCTGGCCGACTCCGCGACCACGTCACCCGCACCCTCGCCGACCTCCCCGTCGTCGGTCATCCCACCCGCCTTCACATCCGGCTACCCCGATTCACCTGCGGCAACGATGCCTGCGAGGTGGCGGTGTTCCGTCAACGCATCGACACGGTGGCCGCCTCGAAAGCCTGCACCACCCGCCGGACCGCCGGCTGGATCCTCGGACGCCTCGCCTGCGACAAGATGCCGGTTTCGGCGGTGGCCACGGCGTTGGGGTTGAGTTGGGACGTGGTGAACTCCCTCGCCCTGTCCACGGTCCGGCACCTGGTCTACGACCAGCCCGGCCACCTCGACAGAGTTCGGGTCCTGGGTGTGGACGAACACAAGTGGAAACATGTACGCGGGCAAGGTGATCCGAGCTTTGTGACGGTGATCGTGGACCTGACTCCGGTCATCGACGGTACCGGCCCGGCCCGGTTGCTCGACATGGTTCCCGGCCGTTCCGCTGCGGCGCTCAAGGACTGGCTGCGTGAGCGTGATCAGGTGTTTCGGGACCGGGTGAAGATCGTGTCGATGGATGGGTTCGCCGGCTACCACTCGGCCGCCAAAGACGTATTGTCGCAGGCCAGGACGGTGATGGATCCCTTCCACGTAGTGCACTTGGCTGCGGAGAAGTTGACCGTGTGTCGGCAGCGGGTCCAGCAGGTCACGCTCGGTCACCGCGGCCGGTCCGGTGACCCGTTGTACGGCATCAAACGGGTGCTGCTGACCCGAGAGACGTTGCGTACCGACAAACAGAATGCGCGACTTGAGGCGGTGTTCGCGGACGAGGAACACATCGATGTCGAGGTCACCGAACGCGTCTACCAGGAACTTGTTGCCGCGTACGCTGATTCGGACAAGCGGGCGGGGAAGTTGGCGATGTACAAGGTCCTCAATCGCATCAAATCCGGTGTCCCGAAGGAACTTGCGGAGTTGGCTCAGCTCGGTCGCAGTCTCTGGAAACGGCGGAAGGAGATCCTGGCCTACTTCGATACCGGTGCATCGAATGGTCCTGTCGAGGCGATCAACGGCCGGCTCGAGTATCTACGAGGTATCGCGCTGGGTTTCCGCAATCTCGATCACTACATCTTGCGGTCACTGATTCACTCGGGTCAGCTCCGGGAATCAATCAATGCACTCTAG